The Tautonia rosea genome includes a region encoding these proteins:
- a CDS encoding 3-keto-disaccharide hydrolase, producing MTRLPFPAVLAVGVSLSLTGIDATTATPPSIEDGWRVLFDGHSSEGWRNGNGEPYDGPIDEGSLQVYRNGGAFVYFEDEFEDFILRCEVKQDTETTNSGVFVRLVDPIRHHGPPSRNPRTGFECQVGQGGTGIHSFGAIYDLVPAASNVAKPAGAWNEVEIRCEGPVVEVSVNGTKTASLNTEEWTEPGRRPDGSRHKFLTAIKDHPRVGHIAFQDHGARAWYRNVRIKELND from the coding sequence ATGACACGTCTGCCCTTTCCGGCCGTTCTGGCCGTCGGCGTGAGCCTGAGTTTGACGGGGATCGACGCGACCACCGCAACCCCTCCGTCGATCGAGGATGGCTGGCGCGTGCTGTTCGACGGACACTCAAGTGAAGGCTGGCGAAACGGCAATGGTGAGCCGTACGACGGCCCCATCGACGAGGGATCGCTCCAGGTGTATCGCAATGGCGGGGCTTTTGTGTATTTCGAGGACGAGTTCGAGGATTTCATCCTTCGATGCGAGGTGAAGCAAGACACCGAAACGACCAACTCGGGCGTGTTTGTGCGTTTGGTCGATCCGATCAGGCATCATGGCCCCCCGTCCCGGAACCCGAGGACAGGCTTCGAGTGCCAGGTCGGCCAGGGAGGGACCGGCATTCACAGCTTCGGGGCGATTTACGACCTGGTTCCCGCAGCCTCGAACGTGGCGAAACCGGCCGGAGCATGGAATGAGGTTGAGATCCGCTGCGAAGGCCCGGTCGTCGAAGTCTCAGTCAACGGCACCAAAACCGCGAGCCTCAATACCGAAGAATGGACCGAGCCCGGCCGGCGCCCGGATGGCTCTCGGCACAAGTTTCTGACGGCGATCAAGGATCACCCTCGCGTCGGGCACATCGCGTTTCAGGACCACGGCGCACGGGCCTGGTATCGCAATGTCCGGATCAAGGAACTCAACGACTGA
- a CDS encoding Hsp70 family protein, translating to MARSRYIVGIDLGTTNCAVAFVDTRGKARPSAAIQPFPVPQLVAPGETNPRPMLPSFLYLPAGPELPPGASVLPWDEAASRIIGEFARSQGARVPARLVASAKSWLCHAGVDREAAILPWGSPEDVPRLSPVDASAALLAHIRDAWNHQIARGDDASKLEAQEIVLTVPASFDEAARELTVTAAKRAGLAHLTLLEEPQAAFYCWIVTHQSGWQKQVKAGELILVFDIGGGTTDFSLITVNETPTGPGFRRVAVGDHLLLGGDNIDLALAHLVEGKLGGPRLDAEQWSALRFSCRSAKEQLLSSGGPDRVPVTIPGRGSRVIGGSLKSELSRDEVRSVAIDGFFPIVERTSEPDRSARAGFQEFGLPYVSDPAIPKHLAAFLRRHRSEAILPDGHPPDADSRPARPDAILFNGGALTPQVVRDRIVSVVTSWFPDEPDGAYAPRVLSNDSLDLAVAQGAAYYGVVRRGGGIRIGGGTARSFYIGLQAHDAETTPSWLCTVPRDAQEGDEFHIEDRNFELLVDRPVLFPLASSSVRPQDKPGDLVPHDPNSILDLPPLASVMRVGRKAKSERVPVSLAALVTEIGTLELWCQSRTDDRRWKLQIQFRNPAASGNAPSADLDADAEQDILEQSLVDAAVSAVRLAFETPDPQAEHGAARLVKRLEEVLDLSRDDWPPSALRALWEPLRDLAADRKRSPRHEQRWLNLAGYCLRPGTGYPLDPVRMKALWPTFHQGVTHAKDVQCWVEWWVLWRRVAAGLNRAHHDEIYRRLAPFLLPGKGGAGPASKKLNRPKPESHEIAEMWRCAAALERLEPSLKVGLGDVLAKVVGRPHAPRSALWSLGRLGARMPLYGPANTAVSKDVAERWIASLLAVDPSSDRERDDLIFALSQIARVSRDRARDLDDTLRSQVLDRLSSLGADDETLAPVREFHELRSRAQGVALGDALPVGLRLVGEREE from the coding sequence ATGGCTCGCTCGCGCTACATTGTTGGCATCGATCTGGGCACGACCAATTGTGCGGTTGCGTTCGTCGACACGAGAGGCAAAGCCCGGCCCTCAGCTGCAATTCAACCCTTCCCGGTTCCTCAACTGGTCGCGCCGGGGGAAACCAACCCCCGGCCCATGCTTCCCTCGTTCCTCTACCTGCCCGCCGGGCCTGAGCTTCCCCCCGGCGCCTCGGTCTTGCCCTGGGATGAAGCGGCCTCCCGGATCATCGGCGAGTTTGCCCGATCCCAGGGGGCCCGCGTCCCCGCCCGACTCGTCGCCAGCGCCAAGAGCTGGCTTTGCCACGCCGGAGTCGACCGCGAGGCCGCCATTCTCCCCTGGGGAAGCCCCGAGGATGTCCCTCGCCTCTCTCCTGTCGATGCCTCCGCCGCCCTGCTCGCACACATTCGAGACGCCTGGAACCACCAGATCGCCCGCGGCGACGACGCTTCGAAGCTCGAAGCGCAGGAGATCGTCCTCACCGTCCCCGCCTCCTTCGACGAGGCCGCCCGGGAGTTGACCGTCACGGCCGCCAAGCGTGCCGGCCTGGCCCACCTGACCCTGCTTGAAGAACCGCAGGCCGCCTTCTATTGCTGGATTGTGACCCATCAATCCGGATGGCAAAAGCAGGTGAAAGCCGGCGAGCTGATCCTCGTCTTCGACATCGGCGGCGGCACGACCGACTTCAGCCTGATCACCGTCAACGAGACCCCCACCGGCCCCGGCTTCCGCCGCGTGGCCGTGGGCGATCACCTTCTTCTGGGCGGCGACAACATCGACCTGGCCCTCGCCCACCTTGTCGAGGGGAAGCTCGGCGGCCCCCGCCTCGACGCCGAGCAATGGAGCGCCCTTCGCTTCTCCTGCCGATCGGCCAAGGAACAACTCCTCTCCTCCGGAGGCCCCGACCGCGTTCCCGTCACCATCCCCGGCCGAGGCTCCCGGGTTATCGGCGGCAGCCTGAAGTCGGAGCTGTCGCGCGACGAGGTCCGATCGGTCGCCATCGACGGTTTCTTCCCGATCGTCGAGCGCACCTCAGAGCCCGACCGCTCCGCCCGCGCCGGTTTTCAGGAATTCGGCCTGCCCTACGTCAGCGACCCGGCCATCCCCAAACACCTGGCCGCCTTCCTCCGTCGCCACCGATCCGAGGCGATCCTACCCGACGGCCACCCCCCCGACGCCGATTCCCGCCCCGCCCGTCCCGATGCTATCCTCTTCAACGGCGGCGCCTTGACCCCCCAGGTCGTCCGCGATCGGATCGTCTCGGTCGTCACCTCCTGGTTCCCGGACGAGCCGGACGGGGCCTATGCCCCCCGCGTCCTCTCGAATGACTCGCTCGACCTGGCGGTTGCTCAGGGGGCGGCCTATTACGGGGTCGTCCGTCGCGGCGGCGGCATCCGGATCGGCGGCGGCACGGCCCGATCCTTCTACATCGGCCTCCAGGCCCACGATGCCGAAACCACCCCCTCCTGGCTCTGCACCGTCCCCCGAGACGCCCAGGAAGGGGACGAATTCCACATCGAGGACCGCAACTTCGAACTCCTCGTCGATCGCCCCGTGCTGTTCCCCCTGGCCAGCAGCTCCGTCCGGCCGCAGGACAAACCCGGCGACCTCGTGCCGCACGATCCGAATTCGATCCTCGACCTCCCCCCACTCGCCAGCGTCATGCGGGTCGGCCGCAAGGCCAAGAGCGAGCGCGTGCCCGTCAGCCTGGCCGCGCTCGTCACCGAGATCGGCACCCTCGAACTCTGGTGCCAGTCCCGCACCGACGACCGCCGCTGGAAGCTCCAGATCCAGTTCCGCAACCCCGCCGCCTCCGGGAATGCTCCGTCCGCCGACCTCGACGCCGACGCCGAACAGGACATCCTCGAACAATCGCTCGTCGATGCCGCCGTCTCCGCCGTCCGCCTCGCCTTCGAGACCCCCGACCCCCAGGCCGAGCACGGCGCCGCCCGCCTCGTCAAACGCCTGGAAGAGGTGCTCGACCTCTCAAGAGACGACTGGCCCCCCTCGGCCCTCCGCGCCCTCTGGGAACCGCTCCGCGACCTCGCCGCCGACCGCAAACGCTCCCCTCGCCACGAGCAGCGCTGGCTAAACCTCGCCGGCTACTGCCTCCGCCCCGGCACCGGCTACCCGCTCGACCCGGTCCGCATGAAGGCCCTCTGGCCGACCTTCCACCAGGGCGTCACCCACGCCAAGGACGTGCAATGCTGGGTCGAGTGGTGGGTCCTCTGGCGACGCGTCGCCGCCGGCCTCAATCGCGCCCACCACGACGAGATTTACCGCCGCCTCGCCCCCTTCCTCCTCCCCGGCAAGGGGGGGGCCGGCCCCGCCTCCAAGAAGCTCAACCGCCCGAAGCCCGAATCCCACGAGATCGCCGAGATGTGGCGCTGCGCCGCAGCCCTCGAACGGCTCGAACCCTCGCTCAAGGTCGGCCTCGGCGACGTCCTCGCCAAGGTCGTCGGCCGCCCCCACGCCCCCCGATCCGCCCTCTGGTCCCTCGGCCGCCTCGGCGCCCGGATGCCCCTCTACGGCCCGGCCAACACCGCCGTCTCGAAAGACGTCGCCGAGCGATGGATTGCGTCCCTCCTCGCCGTCGACCCTTCGTCCGACCGCGAGCGCGACGACCTCATCTTTGCCCTCTCCCAGATCGCCCGCGTCTCCCGCGACCGAGCCCGCGACCTCGACGACACCCTCCGCTCCCAGGTCCTCGACCGCCTCTCCTCCCTCGGCGCCGACGACGAAACCCTTGCCCCCGTCCGCGAGTTCCACGAACTCCGCTCCCGCGCCCAGGGGGTCGCCCTCGGCGACGCCTTGCCGGTGGGTCTCCGCCTGGTCGGTGAGAGAGAAGAATAG
- a CDS encoding DUF1559 family PulG-like putative transporter, translating into MKSDLESTRRRHGLTLIELLVVISIVLFILAIAIPAIAKTRSAFRRAHCSANLRQLGIAILNYESVFNCMPMQLESMRSPDCPKKYSLHARLLNYIEHENLYNAINFNSPLENPILYGWDSAMQTNYTALTTKVSLFTCPSEANTNSDLTIHGVSYRSNLGSLRYPIAGRKSAQLGPFSYMYQTCTVSDIKDGLSNTIAMSEGYMGRGGMRRTVGGTIVIDRSASRDDGDVSSCNDLLVLDTTPIYNYPGLSWMIGGLSSSIYNHVSPPNSRDVDCLWKANPAIGYVAARSHHPNGVNGMMADGSVRFFSTHIDPALWRAFGTRAGGEAVSP; encoded by the coding sequence ATGAAATCCGATCTCGAATCAACTCGAAGACGCCACGGCCTCACCTTGATTGAATTGCTCGTGGTGATCAGCATCGTGTTGTTCATTCTCGCCATCGCGATACCAGCGATCGCCAAGACACGCTCAGCGTTTCGACGTGCTCATTGCTCCGCGAACCTCCGACAGCTGGGAATTGCAATTCTGAACTACGAATCCGTTTTCAATTGCATGCCGATGCAATTAGAATCGATGAGAAGCCCAGATTGTCCCAAAAAATACTCCTTGCATGCCCGATTACTCAACTACATAGAACATGAGAATTTATACAATGCTATCAATTTCAACTCTCCATTGGAAAACCCAATTCTCTATGGATGGGATAGTGCTATGCAAACAAACTATACTGCACTAACAACAAAAGTTAGCTTATTTACATGCCCTTCTGAAGCGAATACAAACAGCGACTTGACCATACATGGTGTCAGCTATCGAAGTAATCTGGGATCCCTGAGATACCCGATAGCCGGTCGAAAATCCGCGCAACTTGGACCTTTCTCTTACATGTACCAGACGTGCACTGTTTCAGACATCAAGGATGGGCTCAGCAATACAATCGCGATGAGCGAAGGATATATGGGTAGAGGCGGGATGAGGCGAACCGTTGGCGGAACAATCGTGATCGATCGATCTGCGTCCAGGGACGATGGTGATGTTTCCTCATGCAACGACTTGCTTGTTTTGGACACAACACCCATTTACAATTACCCTGGGCTTTCGTGGATGATCGGAGGTCTTTCGAGTTCAATCTACAATCACGTTTCGCCTCCAAATTCTCGTGATGTTGACTGCCTTTGGAAGGCGAATCCCGCCATCGGTTATGTCGCTGCTCGAAGTCATCACCCGAACGGCGTCAATGGGATGATGGCGGATGGATCTGTTCGGTTTTTCTCGACACACATTGATCCTGCCCTCTGGCGTGCATTCGGCACCCGTGCGGGCGGGGAAGCCGTTTCACCATAA
- the mfd gene encoding transcription-repair coupling factor, which produces MPDASTARSLDDPRALTDLTRLIQTADGFPEVLAALKNNRGATIDGAWGSAAPLATAALSWHTPKTLLVAIPHVGDVDDFADDLSTFSGLPVAVLPAWEKPPSQAKPGDETLARRLRIARQLLDDPPRILAASFQALMQPVPTPEALAQASRTLRVGETIPVEDLIAWFVERGMTRVEVVEVAGEFSLRGGILDVFSPDRAEPVRVEFFGDDVESIRPFDPESQRSLGTLDSVSLTAPVASADHAPDALGHLADYLPEGSWVALVEPDDLKEQGGHYLGRVENRRGLFNVNGTFKRLTERPSIALSAVASASLETTCRLRVESVERFSGELSKVKAELETASGGHRVLIACHNAAEVERLGEVFADTSLVRESRLELTIGRVRSGFHLIDAELLVIGDHELFDRTEVRRGTGRRRYESRAIDSFLDLNEGDLVVHLNHGIARYRSLQLVDKERDSGGYAEEQLVLEFAEGTRLYIPIAKIDLVQKYVGGGKIDPPLSKIGTTSWEKRKKRVAEAVVDLAQDLIDLQAQRAHKPGIAYPEDDSHWLTEFEAAFPYQETPDQLSAIESIKRDMVQPRPMDRLICGDVGYGKTEVAMRAAFKAADAGKQVAVLVPTTVLAEQHHRSFSKRMAEFPFRIEVVNRFRPKSEIKAVLKDTAAGQVDILIGTHRLVQKDVAFKDLGLIVIDEEQRFGVEDKEWLKSLRATVDILTLSATPIPRTLHMALLGIRDISNLETPPPDRKAIETRITRWDDQMIRQAIQRELNRDGQIYFVHNKVFDIQSVADRIQQLVPDARIIIGHGQMTGDQLEKAMMTFVRHEADILVATTIIESGLDIPNANTIFIHEADRYGLADLHQLRGRVGRFKHRAYAYMILEESKAVTPNAVRRLKAIEEFTDLGAGFKIALRDLEIRGAGNILGAEQSGHIEAVGYELYCSLLEGAVRSLTGKGERPRYDCSIELSWRAYLPADYVPSHKLKVELYRRVGRLRSLERLADFQQELIDRFGPLPKPAEHLLAEAELRILSEHWMINRLHVEDAFLVLTYRNPKRIDALAKRHPPSTVRIADTKTAYVPLNDDRSPAAIASLARNLLATPPPSSPPTPSKPSPKPSATMREAPPAAPDPEPKPSVPLSQGLKGRTRRRKDRADGPA; this is translated from the coding sequence ATGCCCGACGCCTCCACCGCCCGATCGCTCGACGATCCCCGAGCCCTCACCGACCTCACCCGCCTGATCCAGACCGCCGACGGCTTCCCCGAGGTCCTCGCCGCGCTCAAGAACAACCGCGGCGCCACCATCGACGGCGCCTGGGGCTCGGCTGCCCCGCTCGCCACGGCTGCGTTGAGCTGGCACACGCCGAAGACGCTGCTCGTCGCCATCCCTCACGTCGGCGACGTGGACGACTTCGCCGACGACCTGAGCACCTTCTCCGGCCTCCCCGTCGCCGTCCTCCCCGCCTGGGAGAAGCCGCCGAGCCAGGCCAAGCCCGGCGACGAGACCCTCGCCAGGCGCCTCCGGATCGCCCGGCAACTTCTCGACGACCCCCCGCGCATCCTCGCCGCCTCGTTCCAGGCGTTGATGCAGCCGGTGCCGACTCCCGAGGCCCTCGCCCAGGCCTCCCGCACCCTCCGGGTGGGCGAGACGATCCCCGTCGAGGACCTGATCGCCTGGTTCGTGGAGCGGGGGATGACCCGCGTCGAGGTGGTCGAGGTCGCCGGCGAGTTCAGCCTCCGCGGCGGCATCCTCGACGTCTTCTCCCCCGACCGGGCCGAGCCCGTCCGCGTCGAATTCTTCGGCGACGACGTTGAGTCGATCCGCCCCTTCGACCCCGAATCCCAGCGCTCGCTCGGCACGCTCGATTCCGTCTCGCTGACCGCCCCCGTCGCCTCTGCCGATCACGCTCCCGACGCCCTCGGCCACCTGGCCGATTACCTCCCCGAAGGCTCCTGGGTCGCCCTCGTCGAGCCGGACGACCTGAAAGAGCAGGGGGGGCACTACCTCGGCCGGGTCGAGAACCGCCGCGGCCTGTTCAACGTCAACGGCACCTTCAAACGCCTGACCGAACGCCCCTCCATCGCCCTTTCCGCCGTCGCCTCCGCCAGCCTCGAAACCACCTGCCGTCTGCGGGTCGAGAGCGTCGAACGCTTCTCGGGAGAACTCTCAAAGGTCAAGGCCGAGCTGGAGACCGCCTCCGGCGGGCATCGCGTCCTCATCGCCTGCCACAACGCCGCCGAGGTCGAGCGCCTGGGCGAGGTCTTCGCCGACACGTCCCTCGTCCGAGAATCCCGACTCGAACTGACCATCGGCCGCGTCCGCTCCGGCTTCCATCTCATCGACGCCGAATTGCTCGTCATCGGCGATCATGAGCTGTTCGACCGCACCGAGGTCCGCCGCGGCACCGGCCGTCGCCGCTACGAGAGCCGGGCGATCGACAGCTTCCTCGACCTGAACGAAGGGGACCTCGTCGTCCACCTCAACCACGGGATCGCCCGCTATCGCAGCTTGCAACTTGTCGACAAGGAGCGTGATTCCGGCGGCTATGCCGAGGAACAGCTCGTCCTCGAATTCGCCGAAGGGACGCGGCTTTATATCCCGATCGCCAAGATCGACCTCGTCCAGAAGTACGTCGGCGGCGGCAAGATCGATCCTCCCCTCTCGAAGATCGGCACCACCTCCTGGGAGAAGCGCAAGAAGCGCGTGGCCGAGGCCGTCGTCGATCTCGCCCAGGACCTCATCGACCTCCAGGCCCAGCGTGCCCACAAGCCCGGCATCGCCTACCCCGAGGACGACTCCCACTGGCTCACCGAGTTCGAGGCCGCCTTCCCCTACCAGGAGACCCCCGACCAGCTCTCCGCCATCGAATCCATCAAGCGCGACATGGTTCAGCCCCGGCCGATGGACCGCCTCATCTGCGGCGACGTCGGCTACGGCAAGACCGAGGTCGCCATGCGCGCGGCCTTCAAGGCCGCCGACGCCGGCAAGCAGGTCGCCGTGCTCGTCCCCACCACCGTCCTTGCCGAGCAGCACCACCGCTCCTTCTCGAAACGAATGGCCGAGTTCCCCTTCCGCATCGAGGTCGTCAACCGCTTCCGCCCCAAATCCGAGATCAAAGCAGTCCTCAAGGACACCGCCGCCGGCCAGGTCGACATCCTCATCGGCACCCATCGACTCGTGCAAAAGGATGTCGCATTCAAGGATCTCGGTTTGATCGTCATTGACGAGGAGCAGCGCTTCGGCGTCGAGGACAAGGAGTGGCTCAAGTCCCTCCGCGCCACCGTCGATATCCTCACCCTCTCGGCCACTCCCATCCCCCGCACCTTGCACATGGCCCTGCTCGGCATCCGGGACATCTCGAACCTCGAAACCCCTCCCCCCGACCGCAAGGCCATCGAGACCCGGATCACCCGATGGGATGACCAGATGATCCGCCAGGCCATCCAGCGCGAGCTGAACCGCGACGGCCAGATCTACTTCGTCCACAACAAGGTCTTCGATATCCAATCCGTCGCCGACCGCATCCAGCAGCTCGTCCCCGATGCCCGAATCATCATCGGCCACGGTCAGATGACCGGCGATCAGCTCGAAAAGGCCATGATGACCTTCGTCCGCCACGAGGCCGACATCCTCGTCGCCACCACCATCATCGAGTCCGGCCTCGACATCCCGAACGCCAACACCATCTTCATCCACGAGGCCGACCGCTACGGCCTGGCCGACCTGCACCAGCTCCGCGGCCGCGTCGGCCGCTTCAAGCACCGCGCCTATGCCTACATGATCCTCGAAGAATCGAAGGCCGTCACCCCCAACGCCGTCCGTCGCCTCAAGGCGATCGAGGAGTTCACCGACCTCGGCGCCGGCTTCAAGATCGCGCTCCGCGACCTCGAGATCCGGGGGGCCGGCAACATCCTCGGCGCCGAGCAGTCCGGCCACATCGAGGCCGTCGGCTACGAACTCTATTGCTCGTTGCTCGAAGGGGCCGTCCGCTCCCTGACCGGCAAGGGGGAACGTCCCCGCTACGACTGCTCGATCGAACTTTCCTGGCGCGCCTATCTGCCGGCCGATTACGTCCCCTCGCACAAGCTCAAGGTCGAGCTTTACCGCCGCGTCGGCCGCCTCCGAAGCCTCGAACGCCTGGCCGACTTCCAGCAGGAACTCATCGACCGCTTCGGCCCGCTTCCGAAGCCCGCCGAGCACCTCCTAGCCGAGGCCGAGCTACGCATCCTCTCCGAGCACTGGATGATCAACCGCCTCCACGTCGAAGATGCCTTCCTCGTCCTCACCTACCGCAACCCGAAGCGGATCGACGCCCTCGCCAAACGGCACCCCCCCTCGACCGTCCGAATCGCCGACACCAAGACCGCCTACGTCCCTCTCAACGACGACCGTTCCCCCGCCGCCATCGCGTCCCTCGCCCGCAACCTCCTCGCCACGCCGCCACCATCCTCCCCACCAACTCCGTCGAAGCCCTCTCCCAAGCCTTCGGCCACGATGCGGGAGGCCCCTCCTGCCGCTCCTGATCCCGAACCCAAACCCAGCGTTCCGCTCAGCCAGGGGCTCAAAGGCCGCACCCGGCGCCGCAAAGACCGAGCCGATGGCCCTGCATGA
- a CDS encoding CARDB domain-containing protein: MATHDRRDARGRRSGTRGPKLLRFEPLEGRQLLAANVGSALAGAQGPDLVAVSFKSDSTGDWGESLTISGTLRNQGNIDAASPFKVDVYVSAAPDRSTGAVRIGSVEFDAVKAGDAVDFEETLDLPPVAVPGMGTDDAVHIGMVVDAGNAVAESNQANNIDRGLNIDSAVVRIVPRSSAHLEVRSVQFEDSSLNWGEMVKVTARIENTHPGRAPASVARVVLTPPNIPAGTGQDVTLVGDLEVRELQPYSSVEVSGYVRLPDGPPKDFPAAGGFIARVVADAEYDVHPIFAPQAPQGRGIDWQVLSITPTADAPPSDPDAARPDLTASDVLTPGATLTWGGTFQVAATITNQGPASAGPLHLRFLLAGPNGELNNALVLGDALLENGLAAGASQTVNQTLKLPGKLPFNIPLGDGIGRLVVQVDPENLIDESSLTNNAALSVPMTLTLPVAQAPDSHLVAPRPPAPAPSPTPTPTPTPTPAPRPIPNRPANPRPTPITRVDQQQRIQEFRNRLQAFRQQLEQRRQNLPPRRPTLPAFPTRHPGGTPHNQV, encoded by the coding sequence ATGGCGACGCACGACCGTCGAGACGCCAGGGGGCGACGCAGCGGGACGCGAGGCCCCAAACTCCTGAGGTTCGAACCGCTGGAAGGCCGCCAGCTCCTGGCTGCCAATGTCGGGTCTGCGCTGGCGGGAGCCCAAGGACCCGACCTCGTCGCCGTCTCGTTCAAGTCCGACTCGACCGGCGACTGGGGAGAATCCCTGACCATCAGCGGCACCCTCCGCAATCAGGGGAACATTGATGCGGCATCTCCGTTCAAGGTCGATGTTTACGTCTCGGCTGCTCCGGATCGCTCAACCGGCGCGGTCCGGATCGGCTCGGTCGAGTTCGACGCGGTGAAGGCCGGCGACGCGGTCGATTTCGAGGAGACGCTCGATCTTCCTCCGGTCGCCGTTCCCGGAATGGGCACTGACGACGCGGTCCACATCGGGATGGTCGTCGACGCCGGCAACGCCGTGGCCGAATCCAACCAGGCCAACAACATTGACCGCGGCCTGAACATCGACTCCGCTGTGGTTCGAATCGTCCCCCGGTCGTCGGCTCACCTGGAAGTCCGCTCGGTCCAGTTCGAGGATTCGTCCTTGAACTGGGGCGAAATGGTCAAGGTGACTGCCCGGATTGAGAACACGCACCCCGGTCGAGCCCCGGCCTCGGTCGCCCGGGTCGTCCTGACACCGCCGAACATCCCTGCCGGCACCGGTCAGGATGTGACCCTGGTCGGCGATCTGGAGGTCCGTGAGCTCCAACCCTATTCCAGCGTTGAGGTTTCGGGCTATGTTCGCCTGCCCGACGGACCTCCGAAAGACTTCCCCGCCGCCGGTGGCTTCATTGCCCGGGTCGTCGCCGATGCCGAGTACGACGTCCACCCAATCTTCGCTCCTCAGGCCCCCCAGGGCCGAGGGATCGACTGGCAGGTGCTTTCGATCACCCCGACCGCCGACGCCCCCCCGTCCGACCCCGACGCCGCTCGGCCCGACTTGACCGCCTCGGATGTCCTGACTCCTGGTGCGACCTTGACCTGGGGAGGCACCTTCCAGGTCGCCGCGACCATCACCAACCAGGGTCCGGCCAGTGCCGGCCCGCTCCACCTGCGTTTCCTCCTCGCCGGGCCGAACGGTGAGTTGAACAATGCCCTGGTGCTCGGTGACGCGCTCCTCGAAAACGGCCTGGCCGCGGGTGCGTCGCAGACCGTCAACCAGACGCTCAAACTCCCTGGCAAGCTGCCGTTTAACATTCCGCTCGGCGATGGCATCGGCCGGCTCGTCGTTCAGGTCGACCCCGAGAACCTCATCGATGAGTCGAGTCTGACCAACAACGCTGCTCTCTCGGTGCCGATGACTCTGACACTCCCTGTAGCTCAGGCCCCCGATTCTCATCTGGTGGCACCTCGTCCACCGGCCCCAGCGCCATCTCCGACCCCGACTCCGACTCCGACTCCCACCCCGGCCCCCCGTCCGATTCCCAATCGCCCCGCGAACCCCAGGCCAACCCCGATCACCCGGGTTGACCAGCAACAGCGAATCCAGGAATTCCGGAACCGCCTGCAGGCCTTCCGTCAGCAACTCGAACAGCGGCGACAGAACCTGCCTCCCCGGCGTCCCACACTCCCCGCCTTCCCAACAAGACACCCCGGCGGAACCCCCCATAACCAGGTATGA
- a CDS encoding alpha/beta hydrolase, producing the protein MFQERRTPGSMERSSGIGAETSVEATFIPHRYEPNYAYPLLVLLHGRGGDEQQLVDAMPTMSWRNYVGLGLRAPEPVLRAGKVAGYDWGASFRHPRRKPGPHWEEIDAEAMLPRFMTHGMADSFDTIEDTLFSAVCRTMRAFHVHSERIFLVGSGEGAAVAFRLGLTHPERFAGVVALNGWIPRGFRPLARLKDCRSLPILSLHGLWNARSPLQDAIRDDQLLRNAGLPLTSRVYNAARTMTPAMLSDVDSWLIEQCTARAH; encoded by the coding sequence ATGTTTCAGGAACGCCGGACGCCCGGCTCGATGGAACGGTCGTCCGGGATCGGGGCGGAGACGTCGGTCGAAGCGACCTTCATCCCACACCGGTACGAGCCGAACTACGCATACCCCTTGCTCGTGCTCCTGCATGGTCGCGGCGGCGACGAACAGCAACTTGTCGATGCCATGCCGACAATGAGCTGGCGGAACTACGTCGGCCTGGGTCTTCGCGCTCCCGAGCCTGTGCTTCGGGCAGGGAAGGTTGCCGGTTATGACTGGGGAGCCTCGTTTCGGCATCCCCGGCGCAAGCCCGGCCCGCACTGGGAGGAGATCGACGCCGAGGCCATGCTCCCCCGCTTCATGACGCACGGGATGGCCGATTCGTTCGACACGATTGAGGATACCCTCTTCTCCGCCGTCTGCCGGACGATGCGGGCCTTCCACGTGCATTCCGAACGGATTTTTCTGGTCGGAAGTGGCGAGGGGGCGGCCGTCGCCTTTCGTCTCGGATTGACTCATCCCGAACGATTTGCCGGCGTGGTCGCCTTGAATGGCTGGATTCCCCGGGGCTTTCGCCCTTTGGCCCGCTTGAAGGATTGCCGATCGCTGCCGATCCTTTCCCTGCATGGCCTCTGGAATGCCCGATCACCCCTTCAGGATGCGATTCGGGACGACCAGCTCCTCCGCAATGCCGGTCTGCCCCTCACCTCCCGCGTCTACAACGCGGCGCGAACCATGACGCCCGCAATGCTCTCTGATGTCGATTCCTGGCTCATCGAGCAATGCACCGCCCGCGCTCACTGA